One genomic region from Magallana gigas chromosome 3, xbMagGiga1.1, whole genome shotgun sequence encodes:
- the LOC105318721 gene encoding cell division control protein 45 homolog produces MFLKDFKSGFYDAVRHQRVLVLVAFDVDALCACKILQCLFQSDQILYTIVPVTGKENLQQAYIENSEGVRHVLMINCGASIDVVDVLQPEECVRFYICDSHRPVDVHNVFNAIQVKLLMKEEDFDDNPVPDYDSVFRENESDDDSGNDSDDSERSGKRRRFDDASIEKRRERRLWEENRTKILFDYTQFSTFGTSAAFIMFELAWKMSKDTNDLLWLSILGVTDQFLHYRTTRDKYINDIIKLQAHVSRHNHRGEEDNNLISVNCLKISYEDELLLNLYRHWTIFESICHSIGTACKFRIWTLKGQKRLHEFLAEMGLPLTQCKQKFSSMDSTLKKNIKGMIQEHMDKYGLEADDVVIPSYNAQYGFKNKLCAADVTLACSATLESIEKGNSPTDNFLKALDVLNRSNTDALEKAIDLARKQLQAVVTQIQTFLDIHQVLSAGPFLYTFIQEGTQDVKFFSKPNCLVRLARFTLEAYCSVTRNKKARSLPLVLGAPLDADQGTTLVIGIPPLQLDEDRKNFFGKAFEQAAASTNSRTLHDQFDSFIMEMKVEDKSKFFDALISLMQ; encoded by the exons ATGTTTCTGAAAGACTTCAAATCTGGATTTTATGACGCCGTCCGACATCAA CGAGTATTGGTACTGGTTGCATTTGACGTTGATGCTCTCTGTGCTTGTAAAATACTACAG TGTTTATTTCAGTCCGATCAGATTTTGTACACCATTGTCCCAGTAACAGGAAAGGAAAATTTACAACAAGCCTACATAGAAAACTCTGAAGGG GTCCGTCATGTGTTGATGATCAACTGTGGAGCTTCTATAGATGTGGTGGATGTTCTTCAGCCAGAGGAATGTGTGCGCTTCTACATTTGTGACAG TCACAGGCCAGTGGATGTCCACAATGTGTTCAATGCGATCCAGGTCAAACTCCTAATGAAAGAGGAGGACTTTGATGATAATCCCGTCCCAGATTATGACAGCGTCTTCCGAGAGAATGAG TCTGATGATGATTCGGGTAATGACAGCGATGACTCAGAGAGGTCAGGAAAACGACGGAGATTTGACGATGCTTCCATCGAGAAGCGGAGAGAAAGGCGGCTATGGGAAGAAAACAG AACAAAGATTTTATTTGACTATACACAGTTCTCTACCTTTGGCAcctcg gcAGCTTTCATTATGTTTGAGTTAGCATGGAAGATGTCAAAAGACACAAATGATCTCTTATG GTTGTCTATACTTGGGGTGACGGACCAGTTCCTTCATTACAGAACAACAAGAGACAAATACATCAATGATATCATCAAACTACAGGCTCATGTGTCCAGACACAACCACAG GGGGGAGGAGGATAATAACTTGATATCGGTGAACTGCCTGAAGATTTCCTATGAGGACGAGCTACTTCTGAATCTATACCGACACTGGACGATATTTGAGAGCATTTGTCACTCCATTGGAACAGCATGCAAGTTCCGAATCTGGACCCTCAAAGGACAGAAAAGATTGCACGAATTCTTGGCAGAGATGGG ATTACCACTGACACAGTGCAAACAAAAGTTCTCTTCCATGGACTCCACattaaagaaaaacatcaaAGGCATGATACAGGAACACATGGATAAATACGG GTTAGAGGCGGACGATGTAGTGATCCCATCATACAACGCTCAGTACGGGTTCAAGAACAAACTCTGTGCAGCCGATGTCACACTGGCCTGTTCTGCCACACTAGAGTCCATT GAAAAGGGAAATAGTCCTACAGACAATTTTCTCAAAGCTCTTGATGTTTTAAACAG ATCCAACACGGATGCATTGGAGAAGGCCATAGATTTGGCTAGGAAGCAGCTGCAGGCTGTCGTCACTCAGATTCAAACCTTCCTCGATATCCACCAGGTCCTGTCCGCTGGGCCGTTCCTCTATACATTCATTCAAGAG GGTACTCAAGATGTGAAGTTTTTTTCCAAGCCCAACTGTTTGGTAAGGCTGGCTCGCTTTACACTGGAGGCTTACTGCTCAGTG ACACGAAACAAGAAGGCGCGCTCCCTGCCCCTGGTTCTGGGGGCCCCTCTGGATGCTGACCAAGGGACGACTCTAGTCATTGGTATTCCCCCGCTACAACTGGACGAAGACAGGAAAAA TTTTTTTGGCAAAGCCTTTGAACAAGCTGCAGCCAGTACCAACTCCAGGACTCTACACGACCAGTTTGACTCTTTCA TAATGGAGATGAAAGTTGAAGACAAGAGCAAGTTCTTTGATGCTTTGATCAGCCTGATGCAGTGA
- the LOC105318719 gene encoding sodium-dependent lysophosphatidylcholine symporter 1-A isoform X2, which translates to MQRHNNKIPEDMESATTREFWEKSQPLPVWRKICFAIGGAPYQITSTVLGFFMSIFLLEVAQVDPSHVSVIVFGGKLWYAMTDPVCGYLVNRTKPSSWGKYKPWILLTMPFACVTYLCFWAVPDYSQQGKLWWYLVFYCLFQGFLSGVHVPYTSMTMSLSENQRDRDSITVYRMVAEAIGVMTGVIIQGHFIKKHRTAGSCEKGSSSSNQSSPSGDNIINQIGSYHDASVTIICIYVICILICFYGTKEQKVNHMAPEDGFFLGLQKVLFFRPYVKLSMSVLFLSVAISASTICSLPIWHLVQKRIGKKKTFAAGMLLFIPVLLSQSYLGDNFYVYTVVLVLAGLSIAVSLLLPWSMLPDVIDEFYITHGEHRDAIFYSFYVFFNKLATGFAVASSQFALKFGGYRVGVCQQPPSVGRALRYLMIPGPVVAVVIALVFLAQYPINDTKARLNAQKIKEKQSTTF; encoded by the exons ATGCAGAGACATAATAATAAG ATTCCTGAAGATATGGAGTCTGCTACTACTAGGGAATTCTGGGAGAAATCCCAGCCACTTCCTGTCTGGAGGAAGATCTGCTTCGCTATAGGTGGCGCCCCCTATCAAATCACGAGCACTGTGCTCGGATTCTTTATGAGTATTTTCCTTCTGGAGGTAGCACAG GTTGACCCCTCCCATGTGTCCGTGATCGTATTTGGAGGGAAGCTGTGGTACGCCATGACCGACCCTGTATGTGGTTACCTGGTCAACAGGACCAAACCCTCCTCCTGGGGCAAGTACAAACCTTG GATTTTGCTGACCATGCCCTTTGCCtgtgtgacctacctctgtttCTGGGCGGTACCCGACTACAGCCAGCAGGGAAAGCTCTGGTGGTACCTGGTCTTCTACTGCCTGTTTCAGGGATTTCTGTCC GGAGTACATGTGCCTTACACCTCAATGACCATGAGTCTCAGTGAGAATCAGAGAGACAGGGACTCCATTACTGTTTACA GAATGGTTGCCGAGGCGATAGGTGTGATGACTGGAGTGATAATTCAAGGTCATTTCATCAAAAAGCACAGGACGGCAGGATCATGTGAAAAAGGGTCATCCTCCTCCAATCAGAGCTCACCATCCGGTGACAACATCATCAATCAG ATCGGCTCCTACCACGATGCCTCAGTGACCATTATCTGTATCTATGTCATCTGTATCCTGATTTGTTTCTACGGAACCAAGGAACAAAAGG TCAACCACATGGCGCCTGAGGATGGGTTTTTCCTGGGACTACAGAAGGTGCTGTTTTTCCGTCCGTACGTGAAACTCTCCATGTCCGTTCTGTTTCTGTCCGTGGCAATCTCA GCATCAACCATTTGCAGTCTTCCGATCTGGCATCTTGTGCAAAAGAGGATCGGCAAGAAGAAAACTTTTGCAGCTGGCATGCTG CTGTTTATCCCCGTCCTACTCTCTCAGTCGTACCTCGGTGACAATTTCTACGTTTACACCGTGGTCCTTGTGCTGGCGGGATTAAGTATCGCAGTCTCTCTACTCCTTCCCTG GTCGATGCTGCCTGATGTCATTGATGAGTTTTACATCACACATGGTGAACACAGGGATGCCATATTCTACTCCTTCTACGTTTTCTTCAACAAGCTCGCCACTGGGTTTGCAGTTGCATCGTCCCAGTTTGCATTAAA GTTTGGTGGGTACAGAGTGGGGGTGTGTCAGCAGCCGCCCAGCGTGGGGAGGGCACTCCGGTACCTGATGATCCCTGGGCCTGTGGTCGCAGTGGTGATAGCCCTAGTGTTTCTTGCTCAGTACCCAATCAATGACACAAAAGCAAGACTCAACGcacaaaaaataaaggaaaaacagAGTACCACATTTTGA
- the LOC105318719 gene encoding sodium-dependent lysophosphatidylcholine symporter 1-A isoform X3 has translation MQRHNNKIPEDMESATTREFWEKSQPLPVWRKICFAIGGAPYQITSTVLGFFMSIFLLEVAQVDPSHVSVIVFGGKLWYAMTDPVCGYLVNRTKPSSWGKYKPWILLTMPFACVTYLCFWAVPDYSQQGKLWWYLVFYCLFQGFLSGVHVPYTSMTMSLSENQRDRDSITVYRMVAEAIGVMTGVIIQGHFIKKHRTAGSCEKGSSSSNQSSPSGDNIINQIGSYHDASVTIICIYVICILICFYGTKEQKVNHMAPEDGFFLGLQKVLFFRPYVKLSMSVLFLSVAISITQGNLALFCTHTLGMGRHFSTFITIIMVTNSSVYFYMHQPFAVFRSGILCKRGSARRKLLQLACWSMLPDVIDEFYITHGEHRDAIFYSFYVFFNKLATGFAVASSQFALKFGGYRVGVCQQPPSVGRALRYLMIPGPVVAVVIALVFLAQYPINDTKARLNAQKIKEKQSTTF, from the exons ATGCAGAGACATAATAATAAG ATTCCTGAAGATATGGAGTCTGCTACTACTAGGGAATTCTGGGAGAAATCCCAGCCACTTCCTGTCTGGAGGAAGATCTGCTTCGCTATAGGTGGCGCCCCCTATCAAATCACGAGCACTGTGCTCGGATTCTTTATGAGTATTTTCCTTCTGGAGGTAGCACAG GTTGACCCCTCCCATGTGTCCGTGATCGTATTTGGAGGGAAGCTGTGGTACGCCATGACCGACCCTGTATGTGGTTACCTGGTCAACAGGACCAAACCCTCCTCCTGGGGCAAGTACAAACCTTG GATTTTGCTGACCATGCCCTTTGCCtgtgtgacctacctctgtttCTGGGCGGTACCCGACTACAGCCAGCAGGGAAAGCTCTGGTGGTACCTGGTCTTCTACTGCCTGTTTCAGGGATTTCTGTCC GGAGTACATGTGCCTTACACCTCAATGACCATGAGTCTCAGTGAGAATCAGAGAGACAGGGACTCCATTACTGTTTACA GAATGGTTGCCGAGGCGATAGGTGTGATGACTGGAGTGATAATTCAAGGTCATTTCATCAAAAAGCACAGGACGGCAGGATCATGTGAAAAAGGGTCATCCTCCTCCAATCAGAGCTCACCATCCGGTGACAACATCATCAATCAG ATCGGCTCCTACCACGATGCCTCAGTGACCATTATCTGTATCTATGTCATCTGTATCCTGATTTGTTTCTACGGAACCAAGGAACAAAAGG TCAACCACATGGCGCCTGAGGATGGGTTTTTCCTGGGACTACAGAAGGTGCTGTTTTTCCGTCCGTACGTGAAACTCTCCATGTCCGTTCTGTTTCTGTCCGTGGCAATCTCA ATAACCCAGGGTAACCTGGCCCTGTTCTGTACCCACACACTGGGCATGGGCCGACACTTCTCCACCTTCATAACCATCATCATGGTAACCAATTCCAGTGTTTATTTCTACAT GCATCAACCATTTGCAGTCTTCCGATCTGGCATCTTGTGCAAAAGAGGATCGGCAAGAAGAAAACTTTTGCAGCTGGCATGCTG GTCGATGCTGCCTGATGTCATTGATGAGTTTTACATCACACATGGTGAACACAGGGATGCCATATTCTACTCCTTCTACGTTTTCTTCAACAAGCTCGCCACTGGGTTTGCAGTTGCATCGTCCCAGTTTGCATTAAA GTTTGGTGGGTACAGAGTGGGGGTGTGTCAGCAGCCGCCCAGCGTGGGGAGGGCACTCCGGTACCTGATGATCCCTGGGCCTGTGGTCGCAGTGGTGATAGCCCTAGTGTTTCTTGCTCAGTACCCAATCAATGACACAAAAGCAAGACTCAACGcacaaaaaataaaggaaaaacagAGTACCACATTTTGA
- the LOC105318718 gene encoding uncharacterized protein produces the protein MYALGSTKFSVGVSFVVLLLVLGTRGQTCDPMSPSCPRNAVCEEIMSGMFRCVCAPGFYDFPPNRVIERDGCLGECDRLGPTQQCPGNTECFEASNGFGECRCPPGTSGEPDCFPDDGSSVTESPGGGFDTSSGLMLAALIILPLLILLPTFIASSTSMDGESSGSGFGRNSMRNRNSMMN, from the exons ATGTACGCGTTGGGGAGCACCAAGTTTTCTGTTGGGGTTTCTTTCGTCGTCCTTCTCTTAGTCCTGGGGACCAGGGGACAAACATGTGACCCCATGTCGCCCAGCTGTCCACGAAACGCCGTCTGCGAGGAGATCATGTCCGGGATGTTCAGATGCGTTTGTGCGCCCGGCTTTTACGATTTCCCTCCAAACAGAGTAATAGAACGGGACGGTTGCCTCG ggGAATGTGATCGACTAGGCCCCACCCAGCAATGTCCGGGAAACACCGAGTGTTTTGAGGCGTCGAACGGGTTTGGCGAGTGTCGCTGTCCCCCCGGGACCTCCGGGGAGCCGGACTGTTTCCCCGACGATGGAT CTTCGGTGACAGAGAGTCCCGGGGGAGGCTTTGACACGAGCAGTGGACTGATGCTGGCCGCCCTGATCATCCTCCCCCTGCTGATCCTACTCCCGACCTTCATTGCAAGCTCTACCTCAATGGACGGCGAATCTTCCGGTTCCGGTTTTGGAAGGAACTCCATGAGGAACAGAAATTCCATGATGAATTGA
- the LOC105318719 gene encoding sodium-dependent lysophosphatidylcholine symporter 1-A isoform X1, with translation MQRHNNKIPEDMESATTREFWEKSQPLPVWRKICFAIGGAPYQITSTVLGFFMSIFLLEVAQVDPSHVSVIVFGGKLWYAMTDPVCGYLVNRTKPSSWGKYKPWILLTMPFACVTYLCFWAVPDYSQQGKLWWYLVFYCLFQGFLSGVHVPYTSMTMSLSENQRDRDSITVYRMVAEAIGVMTGVIIQGHFIKKHRTAGSCEKGSSSSNQSSPSGDNIINQIGSYHDASVTIICIYVICILICFYGTKEQKVNHMAPEDGFFLGLQKVLFFRPYVKLSMSVLFLSVAISITQGNLALFCTHTLGMGRHFSTFITIIMASTICSLPIWHLVQKRIGKKKTFAAGMLLFIPVLLSQSYLGDNFYVYTVVLVLAGLSIAVSLLLPWSMLPDVIDEFYITHGEHRDAIFYSFYVFFNKLATGFAVASSQFALKFGGYRVGVCQQPPSVGRALRYLMIPGPVVAVVIALVFLAQYPINDTKARLNAQKIKEKQSTTF, from the exons ATGCAGAGACATAATAATAAG ATTCCTGAAGATATGGAGTCTGCTACTACTAGGGAATTCTGGGAGAAATCCCAGCCACTTCCTGTCTGGAGGAAGATCTGCTTCGCTATAGGTGGCGCCCCCTATCAAATCACGAGCACTGTGCTCGGATTCTTTATGAGTATTTTCCTTCTGGAGGTAGCACAG GTTGACCCCTCCCATGTGTCCGTGATCGTATTTGGAGGGAAGCTGTGGTACGCCATGACCGACCCTGTATGTGGTTACCTGGTCAACAGGACCAAACCCTCCTCCTGGGGCAAGTACAAACCTTG GATTTTGCTGACCATGCCCTTTGCCtgtgtgacctacctctgtttCTGGGCGGTACCCGACTACAGCCAGCAGGGAAAGCTCTGGTGGTACCTGGTCTTCTACTGCCTGTTTCAGGGATTTCTGTCC GGAGTACATGTGCCTTACACCTCAATGACCATGAGTCTCAGTGAGAATCAGAGAGACAGGGACTCCATTACTGTTTACA GAATGGTTGCCGAGGCGATAGGTGTGATGACTGGAGTGATAATTCAAGGTCATTTCATCAAAAAGCACAGGACGGCAGGATCATGTGAAAAAGGGTCATCCTCCTCCAATCAGAGCTCACCATCCGGTGACAACATCATCAATCAG ATCGGCTCCTACCACGATGCCTCAGTGACCATTATCTGTATCTATGTCATCTGTATCCTGATTTGTTTCTACGGAACCAAGGAACAAAAGG TCAACCACATGGCGCCTGAGGATGGGTTTTTCCTGGGACTACAGAAGGTGCTGTTTTTCCGTCCGTACGTGAAACTCTCCATGTCCGTTCTGTTTCTGTCCGTGGCAATCTCA ATAACCCAGGGTAACCTGGCCCTGTTCTGTACCCACACACTGGGCATGGGCCGACACTTCTCCACCTTCATAACCATCATCATG GCATCAACCATTTGCAGTCTTCCGATCTGGCATCTTGTGCAAAAGAGGATCGGCAAGAAGAAAACTTTTGCAGCTGGCATGCTG CTGTTTATCCCCGTCCTACTCTCTCAGTCGTACCTCGGTGACAATTTCTACGTTTACACCGTGGTCCTTGTGCTGGCGGGATTAAGTATCGCAGTCTCTCTACTCCTTCCCTG GTCGATGCTGCCTGATGTCATTGATGAGTTTTACATCACACATGGTGAACACAGGGATGCCATATTCTACTCCTTCTACGTTTTCTTCAACAAGCTCGCCACTGGGTTTGCAGTTGCATCGTCCCAGTTTGCATTAAA GTTTGGTGGGTACAGAGTGGGGGTGTGTCAGCAGCCGCCCAGCGTGGGGAGGGCACTCCGGTACCTGATGATCCCTGGGCCTGTGGTCGCAGTGGTGATAGCCCTAGTGTTTCTTGCTCAGTACCCAATCAATGACACAAAAGCAAGACTCAACGcacaaaaaataaaggaaaaacagAGTACCACATTTTGA